In the genome of Oxalobacter aliiformigenes, one region contains:
- a CDS encoding DUF748 domain-containing protein, which produces MAEQKTSGIGKHSRFRLVAVGVLSLVVLSLVVLVIAGIYFLPGFIESRARAFAAENFNRHLTIRKMDLDLFGLTARLEGVRLSNPGQETDFASFDQLYVELAPATFTEFSPVIKEIRLVNPAVHIVRGQDKRSNIRDIVAYFSKSGGSNREKMRFSINNIQIENGTIRVEDEVRKKRLLIEELNVGIPFVANMPSEVDIFVRFGISARINKDKIELVGKSKPAFGKRSGTLGVRLDKLDLPTYLGYLPFDPGFKLKSGKFSTDLDIVFARRDGDRRPVYIQGNITLSSIWLTESDNRDVLKIPEMKIEVGKSDMASGEFNIERIGLKNPQIFLDRDGKGKWNVERLLAAGNWPTGKAEQDGKKSSRQRAWAVGLKQLVVSDGQFRLVDRVSGIRLENSKWSTRLGASWNRDEEGKNSLLVEGGVTLQSLHVFDPDNRDMFRIGTVAMDVGKSDILSGRIGIARIALNSPQVFLDRNGKGQWNFERLQDMGKQGAAKKTESVENKPVSSSLAKVIDLSQLIVRDGRFQFTDRVFAKPVNVEAKNIGLNVERLSLDLSGRNLSVDRIVSAGARVQVVHSMPELLERYRKESGGVMPQETLDKAAEKTGFHYQVKHAGIRDWAFHFENRNVRRPVVTQVSQLEITVENLSDSMEKPVPLLMRAKVNAQGNATLKGNVMVSPFKADLDIDMRNIDIRFIQPYVDDYVNLSLRQADLSVKGTLAMKQAQDGKLHGNFRGGAAIGSLAAVDQLTGRPVISWKNLSLEEVAVNLNPLSVAIDKAKMNDVVARVILLQDGRLNLQNILRSKAGGQKSLTESEEDGLAVEVADKTATVVRPVPVERSVTAASDPSGNDRFRLSIKRWIIGNGNVRFSDNFIKPHYTANIRDLRGAFVNLSNDPKTQSRLWLKGQVNGAPLVISGYVNPLSDKLTLNIKAQVRGMELAQFSAYTGKYLGYGIEKGKLSYKATYKVENGELKAENALVLDQLTLGEKVQSEEALDLSIELALALLKDSDGVIDIHVPITGSLNDPEFSLGSIVGKVVFNTLKKVMTAPFAFLASLNENEKSLSGMIFEPGRSTLSKESELRLEKMAKGLAKRPGIKLEITGLYDEVADRAGLGEFVLQRKIRALKRRKLGMQSFEEVSISREEYPELIREVYRNEKFDKPRKLLLFDQSLSVSEMEKLLVQHYASTKDGLILLANRRAEAVKNWLVLKGKLPDERIYLLASKKGEAGKDMPAHRVDFNLRWKS; this is translated from the coding sequence ATGGCGGAACAGAAAACTTCAGGTATCGGAAAACATTCACGTTTCAGACTGGTCGCGGTCGGAGTCTTGTCGCTTGTCGTTTTGTCGCTGGTCGTTCTGGTCATTGCCGGTATTTATTTTCTTCCGGGATTCATTGAGTCGAGAGCGCGTGCGTTTGCTGCCGAAAATTTCAATCGCCATTTGACTATCCGGAAAATGGACCTGGATTTGTTCGGACTCACCGCCAGGCTGGAAGGGGTCCGCTTATCCAATCCGGGGCAGGAAACTGATTTCGCTTCGTTTGATCAGTTATATGTCGAGTTGGCTCCAGCCACTTTTACGGAATTCAGTCCCGTCATCAAGGAAATCCGGCTGGTCAATCCGGCTGTCCATATTGTCCGGGGGCAGGACAAGCGATCCAATATTCGGGATATCGTGGCCTATTTTTCGAAATCTGGTGGAAGCAATCGGGAGAAAATGCGTTTTTCCATCAACAATATCCAGATCGAAAACGGAACAATTCGCGTTGAGGATGAAGTACGTAAAAAGCGGTTGCTGATAGAGGAGTTGAATGTCGGTATCCCGTTTGTTGCCAATATGCCGTCCGAAGTCGACATATTCGTCCGGTTCGGAATCAGTGCAAGAATCAACAAGGACAAGATTGAACTGGTTGGTAAATCCAAACCTGCATTTGGCAAAAGAAGCGGTACGCTGGGCGTCAGACTCGACAAACTCGATTTGCCGACTTATCTGGGATATCTCCCGTTCGATCCCGGTTTCAAATTGAAGAGTGGCAAATTTTCTACGGATCTGGATATTGTCTTTGCACGGCGGGATGGAGACAGACGTCCGGTTTATATCCAGGGAAATATCACGCTTTCATCCATATGGCTGACCGAATCGGATAATCGTGATGTGCTTAAGATTCCGGAGATGAAAATCGAGGTCGGCAAAAGCGACATGGCATCGGGTGAGTTCAACATTGAGCGTATCGGATTGAAAAATCCACAGATATTTCTTGACCGGGACGGGAAGGGGAAATGGAATGTGGAACGTTTGCTGGCTGCCGGAAACTGGCCGACCGGAAAAGCGGAACAGGACGGGAAAAAGTCCTCCCGGCAGCGTGCATGGGCTGTTGGTCTCAAGCAACTGGTTGTCAGTGATGGCCAGTTCAGGTTGGTTGACCGTGTTTCGGGAATCCGTCTGGAAAACAGTAAATGGTCCACCCGGCTGGGGGCAAGCTGGAACAGGGATGAAGAAGGAAAAAATTCCTTGCTGGTGGAAGGCGGTGTCACGCTTCAATCACTGCATGTCTTTGATCCGGATAACAGGGATATGTTCAGAATCGGTACAGTGGCGATGGATGTCGGCAAAAGCGACATCCTGTCCGGCCGGATCGGAATTGCCCGTATTGCCCTGAACAGCCCGCAAGTGTTTCTTGACCGGAATGGAAAAGGCCAATGGAATTTTGAACGATTGCAGGATATGGGAAAACAGGGGGCTGCGAAGAAGACGGAATCAGTTGAAAACAAACCGGTATCCTCCAGTCTTGCAAAGGTGATCGATCTTTCGCAACTGATTGTCCGGGATGGCCGGTTTCAGTTTACGGATCGTGTTTTTGCAAAGCCCGTGAATGTGGAAGCGAAAAATATAGGACTGAATGTCGAAAGGCTTTCTCTGGATTTGTCCGGACGCAATCTGTCTGTTGACCGGATTGTTTCGGCGGGAGCACGTGTCCAGGTTGTGCATAGTATGCCTGAATTGCTGGAGCGGTACCGAAAAGAGAGCGGGGGTGTCATGCCACAGGAAACTCTGGACAAGGCAGCGGAAAAAACCGGTTTCCATTATCAGGTAAAACATGCGGGGATCAGGGATTGGGCGTTCCATTTTGAAAACAGAAATGTCAGGCGACCTGTTGTCACGCAGGTGTCGCAACTTGAAATAACGGTGGAGAATCTGTCCGATTCGATGGAAAAACCGGTTCCGTTATTGATGCGGGCGAAAGTCAATGCCCAAGGGAATGCGACTTTGAAAGGCAATGTGATGGTTTCACCGTTCAAGGCCGATCTGGATATCGACATGAGAAATATCGATATCCGTTTCATTCAGCCGTATGTTGACGATTATGTGAATTTGTCGTTGAGGCAGGCCGATTTGTCTGTTAAAGGGACATTGGCAATGAAGCAGGCACAGGACGGCAAATTGCACGGAAACTTCAGAGGTGGTGCGGCGATCGGGAGTCTGGCCGCTGTGGATCAGTTGACGGGAAGGCCCGTAATCAGCTGGAAAAATCTGTCACTTGAAGAGGTTGCCGTTAATCTGAATCCTCTTTCGGTTGCGATTGACAAGGCGAAAATGAATGATGTCGTCGCCAGAGTTATTTTATTGCAGGACGGGCGGTTGAATTTGCAGAATATTCTGCGCAGCAAGGCCGGTGGTCAGAAGAGCCTGACTGAAAGCGAGGAAGATGGTTTGGCCGTTGAAGTCGCCGATAAAACGGCTACAGTTGTCCGGCCGGTTCCTGTCGAGCGTTCTGTAACGGCAGCATCGGATCCGTCCGGAAATGACCGTTTCAGACTGTCCATTAAAAGATGGATAATCGGGAACGGGAATGTCCGGTTTTCCGACAACTTTATCAAGCCGCACTATACGGCCAATATACGCGATTTGCGTGGTGCTTTCGTCAATTTGTCCAATGATCCGAAGACGCAGTCGAGGCTGTGGCTGAAAGGGCAGGTCAATGGTGCTCCGCTGGTCATTTCAGGATATGTTAATCCGTTGAGCGACAAGCTGACGCTGAATATCAAGGCTCAGGTAAGAGGGATGGAGCTTGCCCAGTTCAGTGCCTATACCGGCAAGTATCTGGGGTACGGGATTGAAAAGGGAAAGCTTTCCTACAAGGCGACCTACAAGGTTGAAAATGGAGAATTGAAAGCCGAAAATGCGCTGGTTCTGGATCAGCTGACGCTGGGGGAGAAGGTGCAAAGTGAAGAAGCCCTGGACTTGTCCATTGAACTGGCGTTGGCCCTGTTAAAGGATAGCGATGGTGTTATCGATATCCATGTTCCGATTACAGGTTCTTTGAATGATCCGGAGTTTTCGTTAGGCAGTATTGTCGGAAAGGTCGTGTTCAATACATTGAAGAAAGTGATGACGGCGCCTTTCGCTTTTCTGGCCTCATTAAATGAAAACGAGAAATCCTTATCGGGAATGATTTTCGAACCGGGCCGTTCAACCCTGTCGAAGGAAAGTGAGCTGCGACTGGAGAAAATGGCGAAGGGGCTGGCGAAACGGCCCGGAATCAAATTGGAAATTACCGGGTTGTATGACGAGGTCGCCGATCGGGCTGGACTTGGCGAATTTGTGCTGCAAAGGAAAATCCGCGCACTAAAGCGCAGAAAACTGGGCATGCAGTCGTTTGAGGAAGTATCCATATCCCGGGAAGAATATCCTGAACTCATCAGGGAAGTGTATCGGAACGAGAAGTTTGACAAGCCCAGAAAGTTATTGCTTTTCGATCAGTCATTGTCTGTTTCCGAAATGGAAAAACTGCTGGTACAGCATTATGCATCGACAAAAGACGGTTTGATCCTTCTGGCCAACCGGCGAGCCGAGGCGGTCAAGAACTGGCTGGTTC